One stretch of Emys orbicularis isolate rEmyOrb1 chromosome 7, rEmyOrb1.hap1, whole genome shotgun sequence DNA includes these proteins:
- the LOC135881623 gene encoding probable peptidyl-tRNA hydrolase 2, which produces MQGAANRRVEPAAGRACGMEADEALLVPLRELGVPEAAARRPGPGSRRSLLFPPPPQALALTGNVSAEAAAQLYFGGLETQEQADGGGCYKMVFVVNTELAMGVGKIAAQVGHAAVGLYQLIQEKSTGREMICQWDEYGAKKVVVQGSNTAHLMDLQALALSLELPTYLVQDAGRTQVPAGSYTVLAIIGEEEIVNQVTGKLRLLN; this is translated from the exons ATGCAGGGCGCAGCCAATAGGAGAGTGGAGCCGGCTGCAGGTCGCGCCTGTGGGATGGAGGCAGATGAGGCGCTGCTGGTGCCGCTGCGGGAGCTGGGGGTGCCTGAGGCGGCGGCGCGCCGG CCGGGGCCGGGCTCACGCcgctctcttctcttccccccccccccccaggcgctGGCCCTGACCGGGAATGTGTCCGCGGAGGCGGCGGCGCAGCTCTACTTCGGTGGCCTGGAGACGCAG GAGCAGGCGGATGGCGGCGGCTGCTACAAGATGGTGTTTGTGGTGAACACGGAGCTCGCCATGGGCGTCGGGAAG ATAGCAGCCCAGGTCGGACATGCAGCTGTTGGCCTGTACCAGTTAATACAGGAAAAATCCACTGGGAGGGAGATGATCTGTCAGTGGGATGAATATGG TGCGAAGAAGGTTGTAGTTCAAGGATCAAACACTGCCCACCTGATGGATTTGCAAGCATTGGCTTTGAGCCTGGAGCTGCCAACATACTTGGTGCAGGATGCAGGGAGAACACAG GTTCCAGCTGGATCTTACACTGTCCTTGCCATTATCGGAGAAGAAGAAATAGTGAATCAGGTGACTGGGAAGCTGAGGCTGTTGAACTGA